Proteins from one Monodelphis domestica isolate mMonDom1 chromosome 6, mMonDom1.pri, whole genome shotgun sequence genomic window:
- the LOC103103531 gene encoding afadin- and alpha-actinin-binding protein-like isoform X5, translated as MDPQKDTWASFTDCARGSVAPNAYLWNALSWKPELEWYDLSFYETISKLHKDQLNLYMEKEKLKRAGELDSLRGRQNQLQAQVEMCKEKITAVEAREQELLEQNQRLQNDLGMEQEEVKRLQLLLTSQGTQYGHDLKKKEQELGKLKEKVHQLLAERREKRASIDILNTLNRMDGKRATWTRAGKPDNKKEGELFRTMVANLEHQVADITQENKELKRFLGQLDKDMVKLLSLPQNNPSDDDGEEVVSVDNGDIILEHWNSLKKEVERLKEHAPEECLCRDRMSIITDQDKELAQLREEIQQSRDLIVWQQQCFQEQLNQAEELPQDIQGSYLLEEQFQLQEAKTLFTQQQANFELERHRFTEAAIRLGHERRCFEQERAMFLKERLLQQESSLSLGSPQFCPDLSLPQNSTGIFYRNDGHKFHILDHFLDDFLQ; from the exons ATGGATCCCCAGAAAG ATACCTGGGCTTCCTTCACTGATTGTGCCAGGGGTTCTGTGGCACCTAATGCATATCTTTGGAATGCTTTGTCCTGGAAGCCAGAACTGGAATGGTATGACCTTTCTTTTTATGAG ACTATTTCAAAGCTCCATAAGGACCAGTTGAATCTCTATATGgagaaagagaagctgaagagggCTGGAGAATTGGATTCCCTTCGAGGGAGACAAAACCAACTCCag GCCCAGGTGGAGATGTGTAAGGAGAAGATCACAGCTGTGGAAGCCAGAGAGCAAGAACTCCTGGAGCAGAATCAAAGACTGCAGAATGACCTGGGCATGGAACAGGAAGAG GTAAAGAGGTTACAGCTGTTGCTGACCAGTCAGGGAACACAGTATGGCCATGACCTGAAGAAGAAGGAGCAGGAGCTGGGGAAGCTCAAGGAGAAAGTTCACCAACTGCTTGCAGAGCGGAGAGAAAAAAGGGCCT CTATTGACATTCTCAATACCTTGAACCGGATGGATGGGAAACGGGCCACATGGACCAGGGCAGGCAAGCCTGACAACAA gaaggaaggagagctgTTCCGGACCATGGTAGCCAACCTAGAACATCAAGTGGCAGACATTACTCAGGAGAACAAAGAACTGAAACGTTTCTTGGGCCAGCTGGATAAGGATATGGTCAAGCTTCTGAGCTTACCCCAGAATAACCCTTCT GATGATGATGGAGAAGAAGTAGTTTCAGTTGACAATGGCGACATAATATTGGAGCACTGGAATTCCCTCAAGAAGGAGGTGGAAAGGTTGAAGGAACATG CCCCAGAAGAATGCCTCTGCAGGGACCGAATGAGTATCATCACTGATCAGGATAAAGAGCTAGCTCAGCTGCGCGAGGAGATCCAGCAGAGCCGAGACCTCATTGTCTGGCAACAGCAATGCTTTCAG GAACAGCTAAACCAGGCAGAGGAACTTCCTCAGGACATCCAGGGCTCATATCTCTTGGAGGAACAGTTCCAGCTCCAGGAAGCCAAGACACTGTTCACTCAGCAGCAGGCTAACTTTGAGCTGGAACGGCATCGTTTTACTGAAGCTGCCATTCGTCTGGGTCATGAA CGTCGGTGCTTTGAGCAGGAACGGGCTATGTTCCTGAAGGAACGCCTGCTTCAACAAGAGTCAAGTCTTTCCCTAGGAAGTCCACAATTCTGTCCAGATTTGTCATTGCCTCAAA ACTCCACTGGGATCTTTTACAGGAATGATGGACATAAATTTCACATTCTAGACCATTTTTTGGATGACTTTCTCCAGTAA
- the LOC103103531 gene encoding afadin- and alpha-actinin-binding protein-like isoform X3, which produces MDPQKDTWASFTDCARGSVAPNAYLWNALSWKPELEWYDLSFYETISKLHKDQLNLYMEKEKLKRAGELDSLRGRQNQLQAQVEMCKEKITAVEAREQELLEQNQRLQNDLGMEQEEVKRLQLLLTSQGTQYGHDLKKKEQELGKLKEKVHQLLAERREKRASIDILNTLNRMDGKRATWTRAGKPDNKKEGELFRTMVANLEHQVADITQENKELKRFLGQLDKDMVKLLSLPQNNPSDDDGEEVVSVDNGDIILEHWNSLKKEVERLKEHAPEECLCRDRMSIITDQDKELAQLREEIQQSRDLIVWQQQCFQEQLNQAEELPQDIQGSYLLEEQFQLQEAKTLFTQQQANFELERHRFTEAAIRLGHERRCFEQERAMFLKERLLQQESSLSLGSPQFCPDLSLPQTPEQELCPKSPGITPLSMSSKKLDRNPPGKEGFQDPPAYRLLKKHPVGMMDINFTF; this is translated from the exons ATGGATCCCCAGAAAG ATACCTGGGCTTCCTTCACTGATTGTGCCAGGGGTTCTGTGGCACCTAATGCATATCTTTGGAATGCTTTGTCCTGGAAGCCAGAACTGGAATGGTATGACCTTTCTTTTTATGAG ACTATTTCAAAGCTCCATAAGGACCAGTTGAATCTCTATATGgagaaagagaagctgaagagggCTGGAGAATTGGATTCCCTTCGAGGGAGACAAAACCAACTCCag GCCCAGGTGGAGATGTGTAAGGAGAAGATCACAGCTGTGGAAGCCAGAGAGCAAGAACTCCTGGAGCAGAATCAAAGACTGCAGAATGACCTGGGCATGGAACAGGAAGAG GTAAAGAGGTTACAGCTGTTGCTGACCAGTCAGGGAACACAGTATGGCCATGACCTGAAGAAGAAGGAGCAGGAGCTGGGGAAGCTCAAGGAGAAAGTTCACCAACTGCTTGCAGAGCGGAGAGAAAAAAGGGCCT CTATTGACATTCTCAATACCTTGAACCGGATGGATGGGAAACGGGCCACATGGACCAGGGCAGGCAAGCCTGACAACAA gaaggaaggagagctgTTCCGGACCATGGTAGCCAACCTAGAACATCAAGTGGCAGACATTACTCAGGAGAACAAAGAACTGAAACGTTTCTTGGGCCAGCTGGATAAGGATATGGTCAAGCTTCTGAGCTTACCCCAGAATAACCCTTCT GATGATGATGGAGAAGAAGTAGTTTCAGTTGACAATGGCGACATAATATTGGAGCACTGGAATTCCCTCAAGAAGGAGGTGGAAAGGTTGAAGGAACATG CCCCAGAAGAATGCCTCTGCAGGGACCGAATGAGTATCATCACTGATCAGGATAAAGAGCTAGCTCAGCTGCGCGAGGAGATCCAGCAGAGCCGAGACCTCATTGTCTGGCAACAGCAATGCTTTCAG GAACAGCTAAACCAGGCAGAGGAACTTCCTCAGGACATCCAGGGCTCATATCTCTTGGAGGAACAGTTCCAGCTCCAGGAAGCCAAGACACTGTTCACTCAGCAGCAGGCTAACTTTGAGCTGGAACGGCATCGTTTTACTGAAGCTGCCATTCGTCTGGGTCATGAA CGTCGGTGCTTTGAGCAGGAACGGGCTATGTTCCTGAAGGAACGCCTGCTTCAACAAGAGTCAAGTCTTTCCCTAGGAAGTCCACAATTCTGTCCAGATTTGTCATTGCCTCAAA CCCCAGAGCAGGAGCTATGTCCTAAGAGTCCCGGGATTACCCCCCTTTCTATGAGCAGCAAAAAGTTGGACAGAAACCCTCCTGGCAAAGAAGGTTTCCAGGACCCCCCAGCATATAGACTCCTTAAGAAGCATCCAGTTG GAATGATGGACATAAATTTCACATTCTAG